One part of the Sciurus carolinensis chromosome 4, mSciCar1.2, whole genome shotgun sequence genome encodes these proteins:
- the LOC124982966 gene encoding gamma-crystallin E-like: MRSGFLMSPCLLLLDPQSSSHRIRIYEGEDYRGQMVEITEDCSSLQDRFHFSDIHSFHVLEGYWVLYELPNYRGRQYLLRPGEYRRYHDWGALSARAGSLRRVIDFY, translated from the coding sequence ATGAGGTCAGGTTTTCTTATGTCCCCTTGTCTTCTCTTGCTGGACCCACAGTCCAGCTCCCACAGGATCAGGATCTATGAGGGAGAGGACTACAGAGGCCAGATGGTGGAGATCACAGAGGACTGCTCCTCTCTTCAGGACCGCTTCCACTTCAGTGACATCCACTCTTTCCACGTGCTAGAGGGCTACTGGGTCCTCTACGAGCTGCCCAACTACCGGGGGCGGCAGTACCTGCTGAGGCCGGGGGAGTACAGGCGCTACCACGACTGGGGCGCCCTGAGTGCCCGAGCGGGCTCTTTGCGGAGGGTCATAGATTTCTACTGA